The Fusarium fujikuroi IMI 58289 draft genome, chromosome FFUJ_chr01 sequence GAGACTTGCCCTCACCCTTGGGCTGAACCTCTCGTCGGATAACGTACTTGCGGACCTATGTATCATGTAAGCATTAGCTACTTTGAATTCTTGTGGTTATGATTGTTCAACTCGCTACCCCTTGAACTCTTgcttgacaaagaagatcAAGGGGTCCTCTCACACTCTACCCGGTCTGCCAACTCCTCCACTGCAGCTCCGGGTAGGCGATGATCGAGTATGGGCGTAGGGAGAGACATACATCGTCATCCTTGGTGAGGCCGAAGAACTTGCGGATCTTGGTGGCGCGCTTGGGACCGAGGCGCTTAGGGTGGACGACGTCGGTGAGGCCGGGGATGTCAGCATCACCCTGCTTGACAATGCTAAGGGCGAGGACAGAGAGATCCATGCCGACGATGCAGCCACGGACAGACTTTCGCTTGCGCTCACCGGTGCGTCGGGGTCGGTAGCAAGAGTGGCCCTcggagaggaggaggcggacACGGGTAGGGTGCATGACACCCTGCTTCATGGGGAAACCCTGCTTGTCGTTTCCACCAGTGATGCGGAAGATGTAGCCCTTGAACTCATCGCCGATGGAGTCACCAGGAACCTCAGCGCCCATCTACCAAAAAAAGAGTCAGCATTTTGTTGATCGGTTTGTTGTCGACGAGCCGAGCGGTCGTAGGCAAAAGGGCAGGAGAGGTTCGACGTACGCGCTTCTCCATGAAGACACGGAGCTTGCGCTCATCCTCAATATCGATGAGCTTCTGGCTGCCATTGGCAGGGTAGCTGATGTTCAactgaaaaagaaaaatgtCAGCGAATATTTtcttcgagatcttcaatCGAGCAGCAGCGCATGCGTGGAGGCCAGTTGACAGGAGTGATTAATCCATTTCAGA is a genomic window containing:
- a CDS encoding probable 40s ribosomal protein S6.e, cytosolic; the encoded protein is MDLRQARSSKLAPTTTGNMKLNISYPANGSQKLIDIEDERKLRVFMEKRMGAEVPGDSIGDEFKGYIFRITGGNDKQGFPMKQGVMHPTRVRLLLSEGHSCYRPRRTGERKRKSVRGCIVGMDLSVLALSIVKQGDADIPGLTDVVHPKRLGPKRATKIRKFFGLTKDDDVRKYVIRREVQPKGEGKSPYTKAPRIQRLVTPQRLQHKRHRAALKRRQAEKVKDEANEYAQVLAKRVAEAKANKADARKRRASSMRK